A single genomic interval of Nocardioides palaemonis harbors:
- a CDS encoding 3-oxoacyl-ACP reductase, which translates to MSDRYQGFASSPIGRLVVRNLGLPNPTALERWHDGAPLVDGLVVVGGDGRLAGALPTVLDDLGVASTTTLDDGVRAKGLVLDATGITDTPGLAALREFFTALLRRLETCPRIVVLGTPPEQCTGSERVAQRALEGFTRSLGKEVGRGGTVQLVYVAPAADGAIASTLAFLLSPKSAYVSGQVVRIGAHGSTAPGEVSDWSRPLEGRVALVTGASRGIGEEIARVLHRDGATVVGVDVPQAASELQTLMTELDGDHLVLDITAPDAPQRIAHHLREHHGGVDVVVHNAGITRDKKLANMDDARWDSVIAVNLTAPELISRELLDAGVVNEGGRIIGVASIAGIAGNVGQTNYATSKAGVIGLVESLRDELGDGITVNAVAPGFIVTQMTAAVPFATREVGQRLNAMAQGGLPVDVAETIAWFASPGSGAVNGNVVRVCGQMMLGA; encoded by the coding sequence ATGAGCGACCGCTACCAGGGCTTCGCGTCCTCCCCCATCGGCCGACTCGTGGTCAGGAACCTGGGCCTGCCGAACCCGACGGCGCTCGAGCGCTGGCACGACGGCGCCCCCCTGGTCGACGGCCTCGTCGTCGTCGGGGGTGACGGCCGGCTCGCCGGGGCGCTGCCGACGGTCCTCGACGACCTCGGCGTGGCCTCGACCACCACGCTCGACGACGGCGTACGCGCCAAGGGCCTCGTCCTCGACGCGACCGGCATCACCGACACGCCCGGCCTGGCAGCGCTGCGGGAGTTCTTCACCGCGCTCCTGCGCCGCCTCGAGACCTGCCCCCGCATCGTCGTGCTCGGCACCCCGCCCGAGCAGTGCACCGGCTCCGAGCGCGTCGCGCAGCGCGCGCTCGAGGGCTTCACCCGCTCCCTCGGCAAGGAGGTGGGCCGCGGCGGCACCGTCCAGCTGGTCTACGTCGCGCCCGCCGCGGACGGCGCGATCGCCTCCACGCTCGCCTTCCTCCTCTCCCCCAAGTCGGCCTACGTGTCCGGACAGGTCGTCCGGATCGGCGCCCACGGCTCGACCGCCCCGGGCGAGGTCAGCGACTGGTCGCGCCCGCTCGAGGGGCGGGTCGCGCTCGTCACCGGCGCCAGCCGAGGCATCGGCGAGGAGATCGCCCGCGTCCTGCACCGCGACGGCGCGACGGTCGTCGGCGTCGACGTGCCGCAGGCGGCCAGCGAGCTGCAGACCCTCATGACCGAGCTCGACGGCGACCACCTCGTCCTCGACATCACCGCCCCCGATGCTCCGCAGCGCATCGCCCACCACCTGCGCGAGCACCACGGTGGCGTCGACGTCGTGGTGCACAACGCCGGCATCACCCGCGACAAGAAGCTCGCCAACATGGACGACGCCCGCTGGGACAGCGTGATCGCCGTCAACCTCACCGCCCCGGAGCTGATCAGCCGCGAGCTCCTCGACGCCGGCGTGGTCAACGAGGGCGGGCGGATCATCGGCGTCGCCTCCATCGCCGGGATCGCCGGCAACGTCGGCCAGACCAACTACGCGACGTCGAAGGCGGGCGTCATCGGGCTCGTCGAGAGCCTGCGCGACGAGCTGGGCGACGGCATCACCGTCAACGCCGTCGCGCCGGGGTTCATCGTCACCCAGATGACCGCCGCGGTCCCGTTCGCGACCCGCGAGGTCGGCCAGCGGCTCAACGCGATGGCCCAGGGCGGCCTGCCGGTCGACGTCGCGGAGACCATCGCGTGGTTCGCCAGCCCGGGGTCCGGAGCCGTCAACGGCAACGTGGTCCGGGTCTGCGGACAGATGATGCTGGGCGCCTGA
- a CDS encoding MaoC/PaaZ C-terminal domain-containing protein, translated as MATPRTLTGPSGGVATLVRAALPAVPGLNLLPGVRKAPAKGFGGLTWRRPGVVVDRDHVEAYAAVCGFPRREAVPVTYPHLLAFPLHMAIMSDPAFPYAALGMVHVENVITAHRDVAAGERLDVRASVGPARPHTRGVLLDFDTVVTAGGDPVWESRSTYLRRGRTVEGEPAPGLEVPDAPVGVLEWRLPADLGRSYAAVSGDHNPIHLHPLTARALGFPRQIAHGMWTLARSVAAIENRLPAAVTVEAAFRKPVFLPGTVAHAARRDGDAMTFSLTRPADGAPHLVGRATPA; from the coding sequence ATGGCCACCCCGCGCACCCTCACCGGACCGTCCGGCGGCGTCGCGACCCTGGTCCGCGCCGCGCTGCCGGCCGTCCCGGGGTTGAACCTGCTGCCGGGGGTCCGCAAGGCGCCCGCCAAGGGCTTCGGCGGCCTGACCTGGCGGCGGCCGGGCGTCGTCGTCGACCGCGACCACGTCGAGGCGTACGCCGCGGTGTGCGGCTTCCCGCGCCGCGAGGCGGTGCCGGTGACCTACCCCCACCTGCTCGCGTTCCCGCTGCACATGGCGATCATGTCCGACCCGGCGTTCCCCTACGCCGCGCTCGGCATGGTGCACGTCGAGAACGTGATCACCGCCCACCGCGACGTCGCCGCCGGCGAGCGGCTCGACGTCCGCGCCTCCGTGGGACCGGCCCGCCCGCACACGCGCGGCGTGCTCCTCGACTTCGACACCGTCGTGACCGCGGGCGGCGACCCGGTGTGGGAGTCCCGGTCGACCTACCTGCGCCGCGGCCGCACCGTCGAGGGCGAACCCGCTCCGGGGCTGGAGGTCCCGGACGCCCCGGTCGGGGTGCTCGAGTGGCGCCTGCCCGCCGACCTGGGTCGGTCGTACGCCGCGGTGTCCGGCGACCACAACCCGATCCACCTCCACCCCCTCACCGCGCGGGCACTGGGCTTCCCGCGCCAGATCGCGCACGGGATGTGGACGCTGGCGAGGTCGGTGGCCGCGATCGAGAACCGCCTGCCGGCGGCGGTCACCGTCGAGGCGGCGTTCCGCAAGCCGGTCTTCCTGCCGGGCACCGTCGCCCATGCCGCCCGGCGCGACGGCGACGCGATGACGTTCTCGCTCACCCGTCCCGCCGACGGTGCCCCACACCTCGTCGGGAGGGCGACACCGGCCTGA
- a CDS encoding acyl-CoA thioesterase, which yields MAGSAAELASLLELEQLEVDLFRGGQARTERQRVFGGQVAAQAVVAATRSVEGDFVQHSLHSYFLRPGDPAVPIVYDVERIRDGRSFATRRVSARQHGRPIYYMTANFQIPEPGLEHQDRMPEVAPPEQGLPLVEIARERGAEAAEHWEREWSALDVRHVGITGRGLPDDPEHPAQARLWIRVDDRLSDDPTVQVAAFTYASDLTLLGAALVPHGVHIASPRLQPASLDHTIWFHKPFRADEWWLYDQFSPFAGGARGLALARVFSQSGELVATVAQEGLIRMRDARA from the coding sequence ATGGCCGGCAGCGCCGCCGAGCTCGCGAGCCTGCTCGAGCTCGAGCAGCTCGAGGTCGACCTGTTCCGGGGCGGCCAGGCCCGCACCGAGCGCCAGCGCGTCTTCGGCGGGCAGGTGGCCGCCCAGGCCGTCGTGGCCGCGACCCGCAGCGTCGAGGGCGACTTCGTCCAGCACTCGCTGCACTCCTACTTCCTGCGCCCCGGGGACCCGGCTGTGCCGATCGTCTACGACGTCGAGCGGATCCGCGACGGACGCTCGTTCGCGACGCGGCGGGTGTCGGCCCGCCAGCACGGGCGCCCGATCTACTACATGACGGCGAACTTCCAGATCCCCGAGCCGGGCCTCGAGCACCAGGACCGGATGCCGGAGGTCGCGCCGCCCGAGCAGGGCCTGCCGCTCGTCGAGATCGCCCGCGAGCGCGGGGCGGAGGCGGCCGAGCACTGGGAGCGCGAGTGGTCGGCGCTCGACGTCCGCCACGTCGGGATCACCGGCCGCGGGCTGCCCGACGACCCGGAGCACCCGGCACAGGCGCGGCTCTGGATCCGGGTCGACGACCGGCTGTCCGACGACCCCACGGTCCAGGTGGCGGCGTTCACCTACGCCAGCGACCTCACCCTCCTCGGCGCCGCGCTGGTGCCGCACGGGGTCCACATCGCCTCGCCGCGGCTGCAGCCGGCGTCGCTCGACCACACGATCTGGTTCCACAAGCCGTTCCGAGCCGACGAGTGGTGGCTCTACGACCAGTTCTCGCCGTTCGCCGGCGGTGCGCGCGGCCTCGCGCTCGCGCGGGTCTTCTCGCAGTCCGGCGAGCTGGTCGCCACCGTCGCTCAGGAGGGCCTGATCCGGATGCGCGACGCCCGCGCGTAG
- a CDS encoding PAC2 family protein, whose protein sequence is MVERLVHIVDDAEVLAEAGDLTLVCVLTGFLDAGKSAELAASHLAGLGRGQGAGKVVATFDVDALHDYRARRPPMSFVRDHYADYEAPRLVVRALRDTGGTPFLLLTGPEPDIRWEAFARAVREVVEHFGVARTVSLGAVPMAVPHTRPIAITPHANRPDLVPGESPWQGELRVPASAQALLELRLGEWGLDALGYVAHIPHYLAQMEYPQAALVLLEHLEIGGRLTIDLADVREAAEITETEVDRYLASHDEVGEVVRGLEQQYDSFREAEASGSSLLAGDGPLPTGEEIGSAFEAFLAELDEPGKGEADDDATGWEDR, encoded by the coding sequence ATGGTCGAACGACTCGTGCACATCGTGGACGACGCGGAGGTGCTGGCCGAGGCCGGCGACCTCACCCTGGTCTGCGTGCTGACCGGCTTCCTCGACGCCGGGAAGTCCGCCGAGCTCGCCGCCTCCCACCTCGCGGGGCTCGGTCGCGGGCAGGGCGCCGGCAAGGTGGTCGCCACCTTCGACGTCGACGCCCTCCACGACTACCGCGCCCGCCGCCCGCCGATGTCGTTCGTGCGCGACCACTACGCCGACTACGAGGCGCCGCGCCTGGTCGTCCGCGCGCTGCGCGACACCGGTGGCACCCCGTTCCTGCTGCTGACCGGCCCGGAGCCGGACATCCGGTGGGAGGCGTTCGCCCGCGCGGTGCGCGAGGTCGTCGAGCACTTCGGTGTCGCGCGCACGGTGAGCCTCGGCGCGGTGCCGATGGCCGTGCCGCACACCCGCCCGATCGCGATCACCCCGCACGCCAACCGTCCGGACCTGGTGCCGGGCGAGAGCCCGTGGCAGGGCGAGCTGCGGGTCCCGGCGAGCGCGCAGGCGCTGCTCGAGCTCCGGCTGGGCGAGTGGGGCCTCGACGCGCTCGGCTACGTCGCGCACATCCCGCACTACCTCGCGCAGATGGAGTACCCCCAGGCCGCCCTGGTGCTCCTCGAGCACCTCGAGATCGGCGGGCGGCTCACCATCGACCTCGCCGACGTCCGCGAGGCCGCCGAGATCACCGAGACCGAGGTCGACCGCTACCTCGCCTCGCACGACGAGGTCGGCGAGGTGGTGCGCGGGCTGGAGCAGCAGTACGACTCCTTCCGCGAGGCCGAGGCCTCCGGCTCGTCCCTGCTGGCCGGCGACGGCCCGCTGCCCACCGGCGAGGAGATCGGCAGCGCGTTCGAGGCGTTCCTCGCCGAGCTCGACGAGCCCGGCAAGGGCGAGGCCGACGACGACGCCACCGGCTGGGAGGACCGCTGA
- a CDS encoding thiolase family protein: MPRPQREVVFVDGVRTPFGKAKGQYAETRADDLVIKCIRELMRRNPSLPPERVDEVALAATTQIGDQGLTIGRTAALLSGLPQSVPGYSIDRMCAGAMTAVTNTASGIAFGAYDVAIAGGVEHMGRHPMGEGVDPNPRILSERIVNPDALVMGKTAENLHDRFPTITKQRVDAYAVRSQQKTKAAYDAGKIQPDLVPVATRSADAGWGLATLDEPMRPETTLESLASLKTPFRSHGKVTAGNAAGINDGATAALLADEETARELGLPVKMRLVTYAFVGVEPEVMGAGPIPATEKALKLAGLTIDDIDAFEVNEAFAVQVLAFLEHYGIADDDARVNPYGGAIAMGHPLASSGVRLMNQLARQFEERPEVRYGLTTMCIGIGMGGTVIWENPHWNGDTK; this comes from the coding sequence GTGCCCCGTCCCCAGCGTGAGGTCGTCTTCGTCGACGGCGTGCGCACCCCGTTCGGCAAGGCCAAGGGCCAGTACGCCGAGACGCGCGCCGACGACCTCGTCATCAAGTGCATCCGCGAGCTGATGCGCCGCAACCCGTCCCTGCCGCCCGAGCGGGTCGACGAGGTGGCGCTCGCCGCCACGACCCAGATCGGCGACCAGGGCCTCACCATCGGCCGTACGGCCGCGCTGCTCTCCGGCCTGCCGCAGAGCGTCCCGGGCTACTCGATCGACCGCATGTGCGCGGGCGCGATGACCGCGGTCACCAACACGGCGTCCGGCATCGCCTTCGGCGCCTACGACGTCGCGATCGCCGGCGGGGTCGAGCACATGGGCCGCCACCCGATGGGCGAGGGCGTCGACCCGAACCCGCGGATCCTGTCCGAGCGGATCGTCAACCCCGACGCGCTCGTCATGGGCAAGACCGCGGAGAACCTGCACGACCGCTTCCCCACGATCACCAAGCAGCGCGTCGACGCGTACGCCGTGCGCAGCCAGCAGAAGACCAAGGCCGCCTACGACGCCGGCAAGATCCAGCCCGACCTGGTGCCCGTCGCGACCCGCTCGGCCGACGCCGGCTGGGGCCTCGCCACGCTCGACGAGCCGATGCGCCCCGAGACGACGCTGGAGTCGCTCGCCTCGCTGAAGACGCCGTTCCGCTCGCACGGCAAGGTGACCGCCGGCAACGCCGCGGGCATCAACGACGGCGCGACTGCCGCGCTGCTGGCCGACGAGGAGACCGCGCGCGAGCTCGGCCTCCCGGTCAAGATGCGCCTGGTGACCTACGCCTTCGTGGGCGTCGAGCCCGAGGTGATGGGCGCCGGCCCGATCCCGGCGACCGAGAAGGCCCTCAAGCTCGCTGGCCTCACCATCGACGACATCGACGCGTTCGAGGTCAACGAGGCCTTCGCCGTGCAGGTGCTCGCCTTCCTCGAGCACTACGGGATCGCCGACGACGACGCCCGCGTGAACCCCTACGGCGGCGCGATCGCCATGGGCCACCCCCTCGCGTCCTCCGGCGTGCGGCTGATGAACCAGCTCGCGCGGCAGTTCGAGGAGCGCCCCGAGGTCCGCTACGGCCTCACCACCATGTGCATCGGCATCGGCATGGGCGGCACCGTGATCTGGGAGAACCCCCACTGGAACGGAGACACCAAGTGA
- a CDS encoding 3-hydroxyacyl-CoA dehydrogenase NAD-binding domain-containing protein, giving the protein MSTDIFERAQAIVSDAERVTQAHLRKVTLPGVTFGLITLDNGEDHTKPNTFGPGSLLALNTAIDAALADDSIDAIAVTGKPFILAAGADLTSIQGGGPDAVRTVAELGHAVFRKLQDGGKTSFGFVNGLALGGGLEVALHCHYRTIMDSAPAVGLPEVMLGLVPGWGGAYLVPNLVGADQAVTLILENPLNQGKTLTGQKAFEMGLADAVFNGADYLEQSLLWAASVVRGETTVERPEVDRGEAWDAAIERAKGIVASKTGGASPAAAKAVELIAAARDTDRDAGFAAEDDALEAMSQTAELLASLYAFDLVQKRAKRPAGAPDTSLARPVTKVGIVGAGLMASQLALLFVRRLEVPVVLTDLDQERADKGVAYVHAEIDKLLAKGRINQDKANRHKALVSGETDKQVAFGDADFVIEAVFEEMSVKKTVFADVEKVVSAECVLATNTSSLSITEMASDLEHPERVVGFHFFNPVAVMPLLEIVKGDATDDATLATAFATGKALKKTTILVKDSPSFIVNRLLGRFMSEVGRIVDEGTPLQVADGAFAGVAPMPPFFLLSLVGPAIALHNNETLKGAFPDRFYVSPALERVVAAKKSSYYLPDFSIDPEVEALLEKPEQPVVLTAEEVRAKTLAGLAEEARLMLDEGVVSAPQDIDLAMITGAGFSFWNGGLTFMLDVAGISEKATGQRFH; this is encoded by the coding sequence GTGAGCACCGACATCTTCGAGCGCGCGCAGGCGATCGTCTCCGACGCCGAGCGCGTCACGCAGGCCCACCTCCGCAAGGTCACGCTGCCCGGCGTGACGTTCGGCCTGATCACCCTCGACAACGGCGAGGACCACACCAAGCCCAACACGTTCGGTCCGGGCTCGCTGCTGGCCCTGAACACCGCAATCGACGCGGCGCTCGCCGACGACTCGATCGACGCGATCGCCGTCACCGGCAAGCCGTTCATCCTGGCTGCGGGCGCCGACCTCACGTCGATCCAGGGCGGCGGCCCCGACGCCGTGCGCACGGTGGCCGAGCTCGGCCACGCGGTCTTCCGCAAGCTCCAGGACGGCGGCAAGACGTCGTTCGGCTTCGTCAACGGCCTCGCCCTCGGCGGCGGCCTCGAGGTCGCGCTGCACTGCCACTACCGCACGATCATGGACTCCGCGCCGGCCGTCGGCCTGCCCGAGGTCATGCTCGGCCTGGTCCCCGGCTGGGGCGGGGCCTACCTCGTGCCCAACCTCGTGGGCGCCGACCAGGCCGTGACGCTGATCCTCGAGAACCCGCTCAACCAGGGCAAGACCCTCACCGGCCAGAAGGCCTTCGAGATGGGCCTGGCCGACGCGGTGTTCAACGGCGCCGACTACCTCGAGCAGTCGCTGCTGTGGGCGGCCTCGGTCGTGCGCGGCGAGACCACCGTCGAGCGGCCCGAGGTCGACCGGGGCGAGGCGTGGGACGCCGCGATCGAGCGCGCGAAGGGCATCGTCGCCAGCAAGACCGGCGGCGCCTCACCTGCGGCCGCGAAGGCCGTCGAGCTGATCGCCGCCGCCCGTGACACCGACCGCGACGCCGGCTTCGCCGCCGAGGACGACGCCCTCGAGGCCATGTCGCAGACCGCCGAGCTGCTCGCGTCGCTCTACGCCTTCGACCTGGTGCAGAAGCGTGCCAAGCGCCCCGCCGGTGCGCCCGACACGTCGTTGGCCCGCCCGGTGACCAAGGTCGGCATCGTGGGCGCGGGCCTGATGGCCAGCCAGCTCGCGCTGCTGTTCGTACGCCGCCTCGAGGTGCCGGTCGTGCTGACCGACCTCGACCAGGAGCGTGCCGACAAGGGCGTGGCCTACGTGCACGCCGAGATCGACAAGCTGCTCGCCAAGGGCCGGATCAACCAGGACAAGGCCAACCGCCACAAGGCGCTCGTCTCGGGCGAGACCGACAAGCAGGTCGCGTTCGGCGACGCCGACTTCGTCATCGAGGCCGTCTTCGAGGAGATGTCGGTCAAGAAGACCGTCTTCGCCGACGTCGAGAAGGTCGTGAGCGCCGAGTGCGTGCTCGCGACCAACACGTCGTCGCTGTCGATCACCGAGATGGCGTCCGACCTCGAGCACCCCGAGCGCGTCGTCGGCTTCCACTTCTTCAACCCGGTCGCGGTCATGCCGCTGCTCGAGATCGTCAAGGGCGACGCCACCGACGACGCGACGCTGGCCACGGCGTTCGCCACCGGCAAGGCGCTGAAGAAGACGACCATCCTGGTCAAGGACAGCCCGTCCTTCATCGTCAACCGGCTGCTCGGCCGGTTCATGAGCGAGGTCGGCCGGATCGTCGACGAGGGCACGCCCCTGCAGGTCGCCGACGGCGCGTTCGCCGGCGTCGCCCCGATGCCGCCGTTCTTCCTGCTCTCCCTGGTGGGCCCGGCGATCGCGCTGCACAACAACGAGACGCTGAAGGGCGCGTTCCCCGACCGCTTCTACGTCTCCCCCGCCCTCGAGCGGGTGGTCGCGGCGAAGAAGTCGTCGTACTACCTGCCCGACTTCTCCATCGACCCCGAGGTCGAGGCGCTGCTGGAGAAGCCGGAGCAGCCGGTCGTGCTGACGGCCGAGGAGGTCCGCGCGAAGACCCTCGCCGGTCTCGCCGAGGAGGCGCGCCTGATGCTCGACGAGGGCGTCGTGTCGGCGCCGCAGGACATCGACCTGGCGATGATCACCGGCGCCGGCTTCTCTTTCTGGAACGGCGGGCTGACCTTCATGCTCGACGTCGCCGGCATCTCCGAGAAGGCGACCGGCCAGCGGTTCCACTGA
- a CDS encoding SigE family RNA polymerase sigma factor codes for MTRRDPADFAEFVAARSTALHRTAYLMVGDRGLAQDLLQEALTRTYVAWPRLRDPGAAEAYTRKAITTTAITWYRRRSWGERPTDTVPERRSSADHADDVSTRDLLWSALQALPPRQRAVIVLRYYEDLSEARTAEVLGCAPGTVKSQASAALRKLRDHLGERADGDLLPLHLLEVTR; via the coding sequence ATGACCCGACGCGACCCGGCGGACTTCGCCGAGTTCGTGGCTGCGCGGTCCACGGCGCTGCACCGCACGGCGTACCTGATGGTCGGCGACCGCGGCCTGGCCCAGGACCTGCTGCAGGAGGCGCTGACCAGGACCTACGTCGCGTGGCCGCGGCTGCGGGACCCCGGAGCGGCCGAGGCCTACACGCGCAAGGCGATCACCACGACCGCTATCACGTGGTACCGCCGCCGCAGCTGGGGCGAGCGTCCCACCGACACCGTGCCCGAGCGAAGGTCGAGCGCCGACCACGCCGATGACGTGTCGACCCGCGACCTGCTGTGGTCGGCGCTGCAGGCGCTGCCGCCACGGCAGCGCGCCGTGATCGTGCTGCGCTACTACGAGGACCTCTCCGAGGCCCGCACCGCCGAGGTCCTCGGCTGTGCGCCCGGGACCGTCAAGAGCCAGGCCTCGGCCGCGCTCCGCAAGCTCCGTGACCACCTGGGCGAGCGCGCCGACGGCGACCTGCTCCCCCTGCACCTGCTGGAGGTGACCCGATGA
- a CDS encoding amino acid permease, with translation MSIWRTKSIEHSMADTEDPEFKLKKSLTALDLTVFGIGVIIGAGIFTLTGRVAQAYAGPGVVFSFMVAAVCCGLAALCYAEFASTVPVSGSAYTFSYATLGEMIAWIIGWDLILELMLGASVVAQGWSSYFETFLGEIGLTWPASIGYGDTFDAPAFLLVAVLTALVAFGIKESLRVNLVLVALKLFIVLFVIIAGIQFIDTDNYKPFVPPSAPGTTGEGWLHTPLIQTVFGAPGVYGVAGILFAASLVFFAYIGFDVVATTAEEARNPQKDLPRGIIGSLVVCTVLYMAVALVITGMVKYDDINPDAALATAFIDQGKDGYATLISAGAVAGLTTVVMTLMIGAVRVFFAMSRDGLMPTALAHVNPRTGTPVRITLAIGFVVALVASLTPIGKLEEMVNIGTLSAFALVSIAVPILRKNRPDLERSFRVPFSPFLPWLSAAICVFLMLNLTAETWLRFLVWMALGFAIYFGYGYKHSRVGQGIGEPARDYSARD, from the coding sequence ATGAGCATCTGGCGCACCAAGTCCATCGAGCACTCGATGGCGGACACGGAAGACCCCGAGTTCAAGCTCAAGAAGAGCCTGACCGCCCTCGACCTCACGGTGTTCGGCATCGGCGTGATCATCGGGGCCGGCATCTTCACCCTCACCGGCCGCGTCGCGCAGGCCTATGCCGGGCCCGGCGTCGTCTTCTCCTTCATGGTCGCCGCGGTCTGCTGCGGCCTCGCCGCCCTCTGCTACGCCGAGTTCGCCTCGACCGTCCCGGTCTCGGGATCGGCGTACACGTTCTCCTACGCCACGCTCGGCGAGATGATCGCGTGGATCATCGGCTGGGACCTGATCCTCGAGCTGATGCTCGGTGCGTCGGTCGTCGCGCAGGGCTGGTCGTCCTACTTCGAGACCTTCCTCGGCGAGATCGGCCTCACCTGGCCCGCGAGCATCGGCTACGGCGACACGTTCGACGCGCCGGCGTTCCTGCTCGTCGCCGTCCTCACCGCTCTGGTGGCCTTCGGCATCAAGGAGTCGCTGCGGGTCAACCTCGTCCTCGTCGCGCTCAAGCTCTTCATCGTGCTGTTCGTCATCATCGCGGGCATCCAGTTCATCGACACCGACAACTACAAGCCGTTCGTGCCGCCGAGCGCGCCGGGCACCACCGGCGAGGGCTGGCTGCACACGCCGCTGATCCAGACCGTCTTCGGCGCACCGGGCGTCTACGGGGTCGCCGGCATCCTGTTCGCCGCGTCCCTCGTCTTCTTCGCCTACATCGGCTTCGACGTCGTCGCGACCACGGCCGAGGAGGCACGCAACCCGCAGAAGGACCTGCCGCGCGGCATCATCGGCTCGCTCGTCGTCTGCACCGTGCTCTACATGGCGGTCGCGCTGGTCATCACCGGGATGGTGAAGTACGACGACATCAACCCCGACGCCGCGCTCGCGACGGCGTTCATCGACCAGGGCAAGGACGGCTACGCCACCCTGATCTCAGCGGGTGCCGTCGCCGGTCTCACGACCGTCGTGATGACCCTGATGATCGGCGCCGTGCGCGTCTTCTTCGCGATGAGCCGCGACGGACTCATGCCGACCGCGCTGGCCCACGTCAACCCGCGGACCGGCACGCCGGTGCGGATCACGCTCGCCATCGGCTTCGTGGTCGCGCTGGTCGCCTCGCTGACGCCGATCGGCAAGCTCGAGGAGATGGTCAACATCGGCACGCTCTCGGCGTTCGCGCTCGTGTCGATCGCAGTGCCGATCCTGCGCAAGAACCGTCCCGACCTCGAGCGGTCCTTCCGGGTGCCGTTCTCGCCGTTCCTGCCCTGGCTCTCGGCTGCGATCTGCGTCTTCCTGATGCTCAACCTCACCGCCGAGACCTGGCTGCGGTTCCTGGTCTGGATGGCGCTCGGCTTCGCGATCTACTTCGGCTACGGCTACAAGCACAGCCGCGTCGGCCAGGGCATCGGCGAGCCGGCGCGCGACTACTCCGCCCGCGACTGA